The genomic segment TACACAAATTTCTAAACAGGCTCTACTGAATGCCGCCGTGATTCCATAAAGCGTTCAAACCGCGTTTGATTTTCAGATCGCTGTCCTGACCGACGTTGCGTTCAAACGATTCGCTGTAATTGTCGACTTGTTTAATGATATTGTGCGCCCAGTCGTTGGACAGTTTCAGCTCTTCGCCGTAATGACCTTCTTTGCCGAGTAGATGGGCCATATCCGGGTTTTTCGGGTTGGCGGCCAGTTCGTCAACGTTTTTCGAGGTGATTTCCATTTCCTCAGCGTTAAGCATGGCGTACAGCGACCATTTCACAATAGTGAACCAATCGTCGTCGCCGCGGCGTACCACCGGCCCCAGCGGCTCTTTCGAGATCACTTCAGGTAATACCACCCAGTCATCAGGTTTGCTTAGCTTGATTCGCAACGCGTATAGCCCTGACTGATCGGTTGCCAACGTATCGCAGCGGCCGGACTCTAGCGCTTTGGCGCTTTCGTCGGCGCGATCGAAGGTCACCGGCGTGTACTGCATTTTATTGGCGCGGAAGAAGTCGGCCACGTTCAACTCGGTATCGGTGCCGGATTGCAAACAGACGGTAGCGCCATCCAGGTCTTTGGCGCTCTTTAAACCGGCTTTGTTACGCGTCAAGAAACCAATGCCGTCGTAATAGTTTACGCCGGCGAAAACAAAGCCCATGTTGCCGTCACGGGAAGAGGTCCAGGTGGTGTTGCGCGACAGAATATCGACTTCACCTGATTGCAGCGCGGTAAAACGCTCTTTGGCGGTCAGCGGAGTGTATTTTACTTTCGTCGCATCGCCAAATACGGCCGCGGCAACTGCCCGGCAAACATCCACATCCAGACCGGTAAATTTCCCGCTGGCATCAGCATAAGAGAAACCCGATAAGCCATCGCTGATACCGCATTGGATAAAGCCCTTTTTCTTGACCGCGTCCAAAGTGGCCCCAGCGTGAGCCTGATTCGCTACCGCAAACAGGGCAGCGGCGGCAACCAGTGTGAAAATCATCATTTTTTTCATAATTCGTCCTGTGAGGCAGAATAAAGCAGTCGATTTTTGATGTGCTCGGACACATCTTTCCTTAAGACGGCATAACGCCTGTAACCTCATAGCAAAGGTAATGCCAAAACGGCAGATAGCGGATTGCAGGGTTAAGTTACAACCCATTAACAGCACATATAATGAGAATGGAGCATGTTTTGCCCTATTTCGGGGCTCAAAGAGGACCTTAGAGCAGCATTTGCACCATAGAGATGCAGTCAGTTCCGCTATGTGGAATTGCTA from the Candidatus Sodalis pierantonius str. SOPE genome contains:
- a CDS encoding amino acid ABC transporter substrate-binding protein, producing MKKMMIFTLVAAAALFAVANQAHAGATLDAVKKKGFIQCGISDGLSGFSYADASGKFTGLDVDVCRAVAAAVFGDATKVKYTPLTAKERFTALQSGEVDILSRNTTWTSSRDGNMGFVFAGVNYYDGIGFLTRNKAGLKSAKDLDGATVCLQSGTDTELNVADFFRANKMQYTPVTFDRADESAKALESGRCDTLATDQSGLYALRIKLSKPDDWVVLPEVISKEPLGPVVRRGDDDWFTIVKWSLYAMLNAEEMEITSKNVDELAANPKNPDMAHLLGKEGHYGEELKLSNDWAHNIIKQVDNYSESFERNVGQDSDLKIKRGLNALWNHGGIQ